From the Homo sapiens chromosome 1, GRCh38.p14 Primary Assembly genome, one window contains:
- the NUDT4B gene encoding diphosphoinositol polyphosphate phosphohydrolase NUDT4B has protein sequence MMKFKPNQTRTYDREGFKKRAACLCFRSEQEDEVLLVSSSRYPDQWIVPGGGMEPEEEPGGAAVREVYEEAGVKGKLGRLLGIFEQNQDRKHRTYVYVLTVTEILEDWEDSVNIGRKREWFKVEDAIKVLQCHKPVHAEYLEKLKLGCSPANGNSTVPSLPDNNALFVTAAQTSGLPSSVR, from the coding sequence ATGATGAAGTTCAAGCCCAACCAGACGCGGACCTACGACCGCGAGGGCTTCAAGAAGCGGGCGGCGTGCCTGTGCTTCCGGAGCGAGCAGGAGGACGAGGTGCTGCTGGTGAGTAGCAGCCGGTACCCAGACCAGTGGATTGTCCCAGGAGGAGGAATGGAACCCGAGGAGGAACCTGGCGGTGCTGCCGTGAGGGAAGTTTATGAGGAGGCTGGAGTCAAAGGAAAACTAGGCAGACTTCTGGGCATATTTGAGCAGAACCAAGACCGAAAGCACAGAACATATGTTTATGTTCTAACAGTCACTGAAATATTAGAAGATTGGGAAGATTCTGTTAATAttggaaggaagagagagtggTTCAAAGTAGAAGATGCTATCAAAGTTCTCCAGTGTCATAAACCTGTACATGCAGAGTATCTGGAAAAGCTAAAGCTGGGTTGTTCCCCAGCCAATGGAAATTCTACAGTCCCTTCCCTTCCGGATAATAATGCCTTGTTTGTAACCGCTGCACAGACCTCTGGGTTGCCATCTAGTGTAAGATAG